The Desulfuromonas versatilis genome has a segment encoding these proteins:
- a CDS encoding complex I subunit 1/NuoH family protein → MIQDLVIYLLYMGFAIGLMLGMATLFTWVERKQSAIMADRIGANRAYLRIPFTNIKLVAWGLFHGLADGAKMLLKEDFTPNTYDRFCYNLAPWLAAVPVLLVFAVVPFGGTLIPGELLDPLFPALGAALREFFGARSYSMQVAHLDAGILVVLAISGIGILGTMLAGWSSNNKFSLLGSARAASQMISYEVTMGLALLSLVVSYGTLDLGAMVRGQSQLLFGALPAWGICLQPLAFVLFLTAAIAENKRVPFDLPECESELVSGYFTEYGAMKMGLFMLSEFIEIVVASALLVTLFLGGYNLPYLGDGGFVFPFGVSWQLPHLAVVLLQVVTFVVKIFLAGCFMIQIRWSLPRFRYDQLMDFGWKFLMPLAALNLVATVVVRWLVLRG, encoded by the coding sequence ATGATCCAGGACCTGGTCATCTACCTGCTCTACATGGGGTTCGCCATCGGCCTGATGCTGGGGATGGCGACCCTGTTCACCTGGGTGGAGCGCAAGCAGTCGGCGATCATGGCCGACCGCATCGGCGCCAACCGCGCCTACCTCCGCATCCCCTTCACCAACATCAAGCTGGTGGCCTGGGGGCTGTTCCACGGCCTGGCCGACGGCGCCAAGATGCTGCTCAAGGAGGACTTCACCCCCAACACCTACGACCGCTTCTGCTACAACCTCGCCCCCTGGCTGGCGGCGGTCCCGGTGCTGCTGGTCTTCGCCGTGGTCCCCTTCGGCGGCACCCTGATCCCCGGGGAGCTGCTCGATCCGCTCTTCCCGGCGCTGGGCGCGGCGCTACGCGAGTTCTTCGGCGCGCGCAGCTACAGCATGCAGGTGGCCCACCTCGACGCCGGCATCCTGGTGGTGCTCGCCATCTCGGGGATCGGCATCCTCGGCACCATGCTCGCCGGCTGGTCGTCGAACAACAAGTTCTCCCTGCTCGGCTCGGCCCGCGCCGCCTCGCAGATGATCTCCTACGAGGTGACCATGGGGCTGGCGCTGCTGAGTCTGGTGGTCAGCTACGGCACCCTCGACCTGGGGGCCATGGTGCGGGGGCAGTCGCAGCTGCTCTTCGGCGCCCTGCCGGCCTGGGGCATCTGCCTGCAGCCGCTAGCCTTCGTGCTGTTTCTCACCGCGGCCATCGCCGAGAACAAGCGGGTCCCCTTCGACCTGCCCGAGTGCGAGTCGGAGCTGGTCTCGGGCTATTTCACCGAGTACGGCGCCATGAAGATGGGGCTGTTCATGCTCAGCGAGTTCATCGAGATCGTGGTCGCCTCGGCGCTGCTGGTGACCCTGTTTCTCGGCGGCTACAACCTGCCGTACCTGGGCGACGGCGGCTTCGTCTTCCCCTTCGGGGTGAGCTGGCAGCTGCCCCACCTGGCGGTGGTGCTGCTGCAGGTGGTCACCTTCGTGGTGAAGATTTTTCTCGCCGGCTGCTTCATGATCCAGATCCGCTGGTCGCTGCCGCGTTTCCGTTACGATCAGCTGATGGATTTCGGCTGGAAGTTCCTGATGCCGCTGGCGGCGCTGAACCTGGTGGCGACGGTGGTGGTGCGCTGGCTGGTTCTGAGAGGTTAG
- a CDS encoding 2Fe-2S iron-sulfur cluster-binding protein — protein MIELKIDNQTIAAQEGETVLQAALRSGIEIPHFCYHPCLSVAGNCRICLVKVDGRPKLVPSCNQAVAPGMVVETDTEEVRAARAAVLQFIAINHPGECGICDKAGECRLQDYQVRFGEAEPLAEEPRSCKPKFYELGERILLDSERCILCSRCVRFTQELSGSNQLGIAERGNHARVQTLEQQPFDDPYGDNIVGLCPVGALLSRDFLYKSRVWYLEAVRSVCSGCARCCSVNVWRRNRHWQVRSLDQGLNHSAYRITPFENPEINGRFLCNKGYDLHKAMARPRLSSPQVRGREVAVEEALALGRQLLSEAKKPAALVSAQASNEELAAFQAAFGERLSVYTRRDCQPALGEVLEDGWLIRADKNPNSRGVAELFGERPWTADAGHDLVLVWGECVDYAPYGDPRVIHLAAFASGREAEAELFIPLSTPFERDGSYTNCDGIVNRFEKVFDKPASAQHAGDIFGRLGA, from the coding sequence ATGATCGAACTGAAGATCGACAACCAGACCATCGCGGCGCAGGAAGGGGAGACGGTCCTGCAGGCCGCGCTGCGCAGCGGCATCGAGATTCCCCACTTCTGCTACCACCCCTGCCTCTCCGTGGCCGGCAATTGCCGTATCTGCCTGGTCAAGGTGGACGGCCGACCCAAGCTGGTCCCCTCCTGCAACCAGGCGGTGGCTCCGGGGATGGTGGTGGAGACCGACACCGAGGAGGTGCGCGCGGCGCGCGCGGCGGTGCTGCAGTTCATCGCCATCAACCACCCGGGGGAGTGCGGCATCTGCGACAAGGCGGGCGAGTGCCGGCTGCAGGACTACCAGGTCCGCTTCGGCGAGGCCGAACCCCTCGCCGAGGAGCCGCGCAGCTGCAAGCCCAAGTTCTACGAGCTGGGCGAACGCATCCTGCTCGACAGCGAGCGCTGCATCCTCTGCAGCCGCTGCGTGCGCTTCACCCAGGAGCTCTCCGGTTCGAACCAGCTCGGCATCGCCGAGCGCGGCAACCACGCCCGGGTGCAGACCCTGGAACAGCAGCCCTTCGACGACCCTTACGGCGACAACATCGTCGGGCTCTGCCCGGTAGGGGCGCTGCTCTCCCGCGACTTTCTCTACAAGAGCCGGGTCTGGTACCTGGAGGCGGTGCGCTCGGTCTGCAGCGGCTGCGCCCGCTGCTGCAGCGTCAACGTCTGGCGCCGCAACCGCCACTGGCAGGTGCGCTCCCTCGACCAGGGCCTCAACCACAGCGCCTACCGCATCACCCCTTTCGAGAACCCCGAGATCAACGGCCGCTTCCTCTGCAACAAGGGCTACGATCTGCACAAGGCCATGGCCCGGCCGCGGCTGTCGAGCCCGCAGGTCCGTGGCCGCGAGGTCGCCGTCGAGGAGGCGCTGGCCCTGGGGCGGCAGCTGCTGAGCGAGGCGAAAAAGCCCGCCGCGCTGGTTTCCGCCCAGGCCTCCAACGAAGAGCTGGCGGCCTTCCAGGCGGCTTTCGGCGAGCGGCTGAGCGTCTATACCCGGCGCGACTGCCAGCCGGCGCTCGGGGAGGTGCTGGAGGACGGCTGGCTGATCCGGGCCGACAAAAACCCCAACAGCCGCGGCGTGGCCGAGCTGTTCGGCGAGCGCCCCTGGACGGCCGACGCCGGCCACGACCTGGTGCTGGTCTGGGGCGAGTGCGTCGACTACGCCCCCTATGGCGATCCCCGGGTGATTCACCTCGCGGCCTTCGCTTCGGGGCGCGAGGCCGAGGCCGAGCTGTTCATTCCCCTCTCCACCCCCTTCGAGCGCGACGGCAGCTACACCAACTGCGACGGGATCGTCAACCGCTTCGAGAAGGTCTTCGACAAGCCCGCGTCGGCGCAGCACGCCGGCGACATCTTCGGGAGGCTCGGCGCATGA
- the nuoK gene encoding NADH-quinone oxidoreductase subunit NuoK: protein MDRYQFLVALAALLFSLGLLGVVIRRNLLVVMMCLEIMLNAVVLSFVTFAVRGQSLPGVAMTFFIYVAASCEIALAMAIVVLLVKRHGSLDLGAHQGLKG from the coding sequence ATGGATAGGTACCAGTTTCTCGTCGCCCTGGCGGCGCTGCTCTTCTCCCTGGGGCTGCTCGGGGTGGTGATCCGCCGCAACCTGCTGGTGGTCATGATGTGCCTGGAGATCATGCTCAACGCCGTGGTGCTGAGCTTCGTAACCTTTGCGGTGCGCGGCCAGAGCCTGCCCGGGGTCGCCATGACCTTTTTCATCTACGTGGCCGCCTCCTGCGAGATCGCCCTGGCCATGGCCATCGTCGTGCTGCTGGTCAAGCGCCACGGGTCCCTCGACCTGGGTGCCCACCAGGGCCTGAAAGGGTAG
- the nuoL gene encoding NADH-quinone oxidoreductase subunit L: MNQLTLIPLLPLLGFLVNGLFGARLPRRLVALIACALPAAAFALSFGLFRWLADGGAPVEVTLFAWAALEGFQVDAALWFDPMAAVMCLLVTGVGTLIHLYSVAYMAEDESFARYFAYLNLFLFFMLLLVLGKNLLVLFAGWEGVGIASYLLIGFWFKDPEKTAAGIKAFVVNRVGDTAFILAAFLLFFHCGTLDFQGIAATFAAGAPTPGMTNLIALLLLIGACGKSAQLPLHVWLPDAMAGPTPVSALIHAATMVTAGVYLLARLSGVFLQAPEVMTLVAWGGAATALIGASMGLTQFNLKKVLAYSTMSQIGYMFMACGLGAFNVAFFHLTTHAFFKACLFLGAGSVIHALHGEEDMRRMGALARKIPLTFATFLVASLALCGVPPLAGFFSKDEILWNAWAAPGGSPALWLVGALTAGLTAFYMFRAIFLTFFGPCNLAEQQLKKIHEAPPAMAVVLVLLAGASLAAGLIGLPGLWRQWLGVSAPFYDFLAPVLGGAGEGALADHHLELLLMLVSVAVALGGILLAWLFFLRRPEWALRTRQRAGYAYTLVSRGYFFDALYQQVVVRCLDWFSEGLLARRVEIPLNESILNKPAGGVRGASRLFSRLQSGNVKAYVFYVFVGLALVLWWGVAHV; the protein is encoded by the coding sequence ATGAACCAATTGACGCTCATCCCGCTGCTGCCGCTGCTGGGCTTTCTGGTCAACGGCCTGTTCGGTGCCCGGCTCCCCCGCAGACTGGTCGCCCTGATCGCCTGTGCCCTGCCGGCGGCGGCCTTCGCCCTGAGCTTTGGCCTGTTCCGATGGCTGGCTGACGGCGGCGCGCCCGTCGAGGTCACCCTGTTCGCCTGGGCGGCCCTGGAGGGGTTCCAGGTCGACGCGGCCCTCTGGTTCGACCCGATGGCCGCGGTCATGTGCCTGCTGGTGACCGGAGTGGGGACGCTGATCCACCTCTACTCGGTGGCTTACATGGCCGAGGACGAGAGCTTCGCCCGCTACTTCGCCTACCTCAACCTGTTTCTGTTCTTCATGCTGCTGCTGGTGCTCGGCAAGAACCTGCTGGTGCTGTTCGCCGGCTGGGAGGGGGTGGGGATCGCCTCCTACCTGCTGATCGGCTTTTGGTTTAAGGACCCCGAGAAGACCGCTGCCGGGATCAAGGCCTTCGTCGTCAACCGGGTCGGCGACACCGCCTTCATCCTCGCGGCGTTCCTGCTCTTTTTCCATTGCGGCACCCTCGACTTCCAGGGGATCGCCGCCACCTTCGCCGCCGGCGCGCCGACCCCGGGGATGACCAACCTCATCGCCCTGCTGCTGCTGATCGGCGCCTGCGGCAAGTCGGCGCAGCTGCCGCTGCACGTCTGGCTCCCCGACGCCATGGCCGGCCCGACCCCGGTCTCGGCCCTGATTCACGCCGCCACCATGGTCACCGCCGGGGTCTACCTGCTCGCGCGGCTCTCCGGCGTCTTCCTGCAGGCTCCCGAAGTCATGACCCTGGTCGCCTGGGGCGGGGCGGCGACCGCCCTGATCGGCGCCAGCATGGGGCTGACCCAGTTCAACCTGAAAAAGGTGCTGGCCTACTCGACCATGAGCCAGATCGGCTATATGTTCATGGCCTGCGGCCTGGGGGCCTTCAACGTGGCCTTTTTCCACCTGACCACTCACGCCTTTTTCAAGGCCTGCCTGTTCCTCGGCGCAGGCTCGGTGATCCACGCCCTGCACGGCGAGGAGGATATGCGCCGCATGGGGGCCCTGGCGAGGAAGATCCCCCTGACCTTCGCCACCTTTTTGGTGGCGAGCCTGGCGCTGTGCGGCGTGCCGCCGCTGGCCGGGTTCTTCTCCAAGGACGAGATCCTCTGGAACGCCTGGGCCGCCCCCGGCGGTTCTCCGGCCCTGTGGCTGGTGGGGGCGCTGACCGCCGGCCTGACCGCCTTCTATATGTTTCGCGCCATCTTCCTGACCTTTTTCGGGCCCTGCAACCTGGCAGAGCAGCAGCTCAAGAAGATTCACGAGGCGCCGCCGGCCATGGCCGTCGTCCTGGTGCTGCTCGCCGGCGCCTCGCTGGCGGCGGGGCTGATCGGTCTGCCCGGGCTCTGGCGGCAGTGGCTGGGGGTCTCGGCCCCGTTCTACGACTTTCTCGCCCCGGTGCTCGGCGGGGCAGGGGAGGGGGCGCTCGCCGACCACCACCTGGAGTTGCTGCTGATGCTGGTCTCGGTGGCCGTCGCCCTCGGCGGCATCCTGCTCGCCTGGCTGTTCTTCCTGCGCCGCCCCGAATGGGCGCTGCGGACCCGGCAGCGGGCCGGCTACGCCTATACCCTGGTGAGCCGCGGCTACTTCTTCGACGCTCTCTACCAGCAGGTGGTGGTGCGCTGCCTCGATTGGTTCTCCGAGGGGTTGCTCGCCCGACGGGTGGAGATCCCCTTGAACGAGAGCATTCTCAACAAGCCCGCCGGCGGGGTGAGGGGCGCCTCGCGGCTCTTCTCCCGGCTGCAGTCGGGCAACGTCAAGGCCTACGTCTTCTATGTCTTCGTCGGCCTGGCCCTGGTTCTCTGGTGGGGGGTGGCCCATGTTTGA
- a CDS encoding NADH-quinone oxidoreductase subunit N: MPADFFYALLPEQLLLALLVTLMLCEILGRGARLAGPLFTLVAGAGCAVLLLQLAQGYGAAPVPGEIVIDRFALLGRLVILGCGCIYGVCCLSSDAGIKSRLLLGASLLGALVMLDSAGFISLFLGIELLSLPAFALMVHRCGLSSASEGAFKYLLLSAVASGLILFGLSLGYGSCGTLAIGDFVAATADGPLGLAACALVLSGFFLKAAVFPFHGWAPDAYAGARLPVTALLASIVKGAVVLALVRILGEAPLPSELDGAIIVLAVLSIFYGNVTAIRQGAFRRLLAYSSIAHGGYMIFALADAGGGRVEALLYYVAVYAVTTIVACTCFGLLAQGEADELEVLDGAFAARPLPALLLAVSVLSLAGIPPLPGFLAKFFIFKSVIASGHLVPAVLAFAGSYLGVVYYLGIVYRLFRPATAPARPARPALPAARWAFGGMLLGSAVLMLFMVAPGVFHRLLGGL, from the coding sequence ATGCCCGCTGATTTCTTCTACGCCCTGCTGCCCGAACAGCTGCTGCTGGCGCTGCTGGTGACCTTGATGCTCTGCGAAATCCTCGGCCGCGGCGCGCGCCTGGCCGGCCCGCTCTTTACCCTGGTCGCCGGGGCCGGTTGCGCCGTGCTGCTGCTGCAGCTTGCGCAGGGGTACGGCGCGGCGCCGGTGCCCGGCGAGATCGTCATCGACCGCTTCGCCCTGCTCGGCCGCCTGGTGATTCTCGGCTGTGGTTGCATCTACGGGGTCTGCTGCCTGAGCAGCGACGCAGGCATCAAGTCGCGGCTGCTGCTCGGTGCCTCGCTGCTGGGCGCCCTGGTCATGCTCGACAGCGCCGGGTTCATCTCTCTGTTCCTGGGGATCGAACTGCTTTCGCTGCCGGCCTTCGCCCTGATGGTGCACCGCTGCGGGCTCTCCAGCGCCAGCGAGGGGGCCTTCAAGTACCTGCTGCTCTCCGCGGTGGCCAGCGGCCTGATCCTCTTCGGCCTCTCCCTGGGCTACGGCAGCTGCGGCACCCTGGCCATCGGCGATTTCGTCGCCGCGACGGCCGACGGCCCGCTGGGCCTGGCCGCTTGCGCCCTGGTGCTGAGCGGCTTCTTCCTCAAGGCGGCGGTCTTCCCCTTCCACGGCTGGGCCCCCGACGCCTACGCCGGAGCAAGGCTGCCGGTCACCGCGCTGCTCGCCTCCATCGTCAAGGGGGCGGTGGTGCTGGCTCTGGTGCGCATCCTCGGCGAGGCGCCCCTGCCCAGCGAGTTGGATGGGGCCATCATCGTCCTGGCGGTCCTCTCCATCTTCTACGGCAACGTCACCGCCATCCGCCAGGGCGCCTTCCGGCGGCTGCTGGCCTATTCCTCCATCGCCCACGGCGGTTACATGATCTTCGCCCTGGCCGATGCCGGCGGCGGACGGGTCGAGGCGCTGCTCTACTACGTGGCGGTCTACGCCGTCACCACCATCGTCGCCTGCACCTGCTTCGGCCTGCTCGCCCAGGGGGAGGCGGACGAGTTGGAAGTCCTCGACGGCGCCTTCGCCGCCCGGCCCCTGCCGGCCCTGCTGCTGGCGGTTTCGGTGCTCTCCCTGGCGGGGATCCCGCCGCTGCCCGGCTTTCTGGCCAAGTTCTTCATCTTCAAGTCGGTGATCGCCTCCGGGCACCTGGTCCCGGCGGTGCTGGCCTTCGCCGGCAGCTATCTCGGCGTGGTCTACTACCTGGGGATCGTCTACCGCCTGTTCCGGCCCGCTACGGCCCCGGCGCGCCCGGCGCGCCCGGCGCTCCCCGCCGCCCGCTGGGCCTTCGGCGGCATGCTCCTCGGCAGCGCCGTGCTGATGCTCTTCATGGTGGCTCCGGGGGTCTTCCACCGGCTGCTCGGCGGGCTCTGA
- a CDS encoding ribbon-helix-helix protein, CopG family → MTRQLNLRVDDEFAERLERLSRRMGRSMAAVLEAIGSPAIEAAEADIQFEAEALAAWEEYELTGTHVPAEEVDTLFDAALDRARAVAEKQRG, encoded by the coding sequence ATGACCCGACAGCTCAACTTAAGAGTGGATGATGAATTCGCCGAACGGCTGGAGAGGCTTTCGCGCAGAATGGGGCGGTCGATGGCGGCTGTACTCGAGGCGATTGGCAGTCCGGCGATTGAAGCGGCCGAGGCTGACATCCAATTCGAGGCGGAGGCGCTGGCAGCTTGGGAAGAATATGAGCTTACCGGAACTCATGTGCCGGCCGAAGAGGTGGATACCCTGTTCGACGCGGCCCTCGATCGTGCCAGGGCAGTCGCGGAGAAGCAAAGAGGATGA
- a CDS encoding complex I subunit 4 family protein yields the protein MFDATLLLLICLLPLAGALLVSVLGARSAGMARAAALVTMLAVLALAAHIFVGYAAARSGAFDLNLPWIAELGVHLHLAVDGLNLYLLLLTALLFPVALGCAWPSAEARRPLFLALLLLLEAGLLGTFLSQNLMFFFVCWEAVLIPMFVLILVFGGAKSREAAQAFFLYTLAGSVLLLAAVILLGVQCWQQTGSWSFELATLLDLQLGWGTQLFVFAAIVLACAIKCPLVPFHSWLPLTYAEAPPAGTALMAGALSKMGAFALLKLAIPLCPQAAAALAPWLIALAVFSILYGAVLALRQADFKLLVAYSSLSHMGYIVLGIFSFQQSALHGALLQTFSHGLAVAGLFLALGLLEQRRGAAYRQLTALATLAPRLAVVLMLFVLTSVALPLTSGFTGEFMILFGAFQQALAGWKAELGVLPLAAVILACSGMVLGAGYMLRFARTLLFGQAPEGSALPDLGGREALAFLPLLLLILAIGIAPAPFMARVQPDVAAVTARAAVPPFEKGGPGGISLRPAEANPPQSPFAKGGLEQLAAILGMSFPRQDNGESHAR from the coding sequence ATGTTTGATGCGACGCTGCTGCTGCTGATCTGCCTGCTGCCGCTGGCCGGGGCGCTGCTGGTATCGGTACTGGGGGCCCGCTCTGCCGGGATGGCCCGCGCTGCTGCGCTAGTGACGATGCTCGCGGTGTTGGCCCTGGCAGCCCATATCTTCGTCGGCTACGCCGCCGCCCGCAGCGGCGCCTTCGACCTCAACCTCCCCTGGATCGCCGAACTCGGCGTCCACCTGCACCTGGCGGTGGACGGGCTCAACCTCTATCTGCTGCTGCTGACCGCGTTGCTCTTCCCGGTGGCGCTGGGTTGCGCCTGGCCCAGCGCCGAGGCGCGCCGCCCGCTGTTTCTGGCCCTGCTGCTGCTGCTCGAGGCCGGGCTGCTCGGGACCTTTCTCTCGCAGAACCTGATGTTCTTCTTCGTCTGCTGGGAGGCGGTGCTGATCCCCATGTTCGTGCTGATCCTGGTCTTCGGCGGGGCCAAAAGCCGCGAAGCCGCCCAGGCCTTTTTCCTCTACACCCTGGCCGGCTCGGTGCTGCTGCTGGCGGCGGTGATCCTGCTCGGGGTGCAGTGCTGGCAGCAGACCGGCAGCTGGTCCTTCGAGCTGGCAACCCTGCTCGACCTGCAGCTTGGCTGGGGGACGCAGCTCTTCGTCTTCGCCGCCATCGTCCTGGCCTGCGCCATCAAATGCCCGCTGGTTCCCTTCCATTCCTGGCTGCCGCTGACCTACGCCGAAGCGCCGCCGGCCGGCACCGCGCTGATGGCCGGGGCCCTCTCCAAGATGGGGGCCTTCGCCCTGCTCAAGCTGGCCATCCCCCTCTGCCCCCAGGCGGCCGCGGCCCTGGCCCCCTGGCTGATCGCGCTGGCGGTGTTCAGCATCCTCTACGGCGCGGTGCTGGCGCTGCGCCAGGCGGATTTCAAGCTGCTGGTGGCCTACTCGTCGCTCAGTCACATGGGCTACATCGTGCTGGGGATCTTCAGCTTTCAGCAGAGCGCCCTGCACGGCGCCCTGCTCCAGACCTTCAGCCACGGCCTGGCGGTCGCCGGACTGTTCCTGGCGCTGGGACTGCTCGAGCAGCGGCGGGGCGCCGCCTACCGGCAACTCACCGCCCTGGCCACCCTCGCCCCGCGCCTGGCGGTGGTGCTGATGCTCTTCGTGCTGACCTCGGTGGCCCTGCCCCTGACCAGCGGTTTCACCGGGGAATTCATGATCCTCTTCGGCGCTTTCCAGCAGGCCCTGGCCGGCTGGAAAGCCGAGCTTGGCGTGTTGCCGCTGGCGGCGGTGATCCTCGCCTGCTCGGGGATGGTGCTGGGCGCCGGCTACATGCTGCGTTTCGCCCGCACCCTGTTGTTCGGCCAGGCGCCCGAGGGGAGCGCCCTCCCCGACCTGGGTGGACGCGAGGCGCTGGCCTTCCTCCCGCTGCTGCTGCTGATCCTCGCGATCGGCATCGCCCCGGCCCCCTTCATGGCCCGGGTGCAGCCGGACGTGGCCGCGGTGACCGCCCGGGCCGCCGTCCCCCCCTTTGAAAAAGGGGGGCCAGGGGGGATTTCGCTGCGCCCCGCCGAGGCAAATCCCCCTCAATCCCCCTTTGCCAAAGGGGGACTGGAACAGCTGGCCGCCATCCTGGGGATGTCCTTCCCCCGGCAAGACAACGGAGAATCCCATGCCCGCTGA
- a CDS encoding NADH-quinone oxidoreductase subunit J family protein yields MSGILIGFFSLLAVLFAVLVILLRQPMRAALALVSLMISLAAIYACLGAHVVAVFQVLIYVGAVMVFMVYTIMLLDERDSSFRHPYSRLAAPALATAALVAAAFWKLLGTLPAVPQGAAVADPFTFASFSLAFMKHYWFHFELATVLLLVGILAAWTALKEGRDG; encoded by the coding sequence GTGAGCGGCATCCTGATCGGTTTTTTCAGCCTGCTGGCGGTGCTCTTTGCGGTGCTGGTGATCCTGCTGCGCCAGCCGATGCGCGCGGCGCTGGCCCTGGTCAGCCTGATGATCAGCCTGGCGGCCATCTACGCCTGTCTCGGGGCCCACGTGGTGGCGGTGTTCCAGGTGTTGATCTACGTCGGCGCGGTGATGGTCTTCATGGTCTATACCATCATGCTGCTCGACGAGCGCGACAGCTCTTTCCGCCACCCTTATTCCCGGCTGGCGGCTCCGGCGCTGGCGACGGCGGCCCTGGTGGCGGCGGCCTTCTGGAAGCTGCTCGGCACCCTCCCCGCGGTCCCGCAGGGCGCGGCGGTGGCCGATCCCTTCACCTTCGCCAGCTTCTCCCTGGCGTTCATGAAACACTACTGGTTCCACTTCGAACTGGCCACCGTGCTGCTGCTGGTGGGGATTCTCGCCGCCTGGACGGCGCTCAAGGAGGGACGCGATGGATAG
- a CDS encoding NuoI/complex I 23 kDa subunit family protein, with product MKKDYWNKPTLGLWERLYLPEVVRGLSITGGVFFGNLWKWLTFRKGALTAYYPEETRADYSPVNRGRHVLTRRDGGEVQCVSCNMCATICPAYAIEILSRADLEHPTHPKAPERFEIDYSRCIFCGFCVEACPEDAIRMAKEVPDFPGFDRENMWATQDLLLGWQPAGDPAKKYPAPAAGREEVHP from the coding sequence ATGAAGAAGGACTACTGGAACAAACCGACCCTCGGCCTCTGGGAGCGCCTCTACCTCCCCGAGGTGGTGCGCGGCCTCAGCATCACCGGCGGGGTCTTTTTCGGCAACCTGTGGAAGTGGCTGACCTTCCGCAAGGGGGCGCTGACCGCCTACTACCCCGAGGAGACCCGCGCCGACTACTCCCCGGTCAACCGCGGCCGCCACGTGCTGACCCGGCGCGATGGGGGCGAGGTGCAGTGCGTCTCCTGCAACATGTGCGCGACCATCTGCCCGGCCTACGCCATCGAGATCCTCTCCAGGGCCGACCTCGAGCACCCGACCCACCCCAAGGCCCCCGAACGCTTCGAGATCGACTACTCGCGCTGCATCTTCTGCGGCTTCTGCGTCGAGGCCTGCCCCGAGGACGCCATCCGCATGGCCAAGGAGGTCCCCGACTTCCCCGGCTTCGACCGGGAAAATATGTGGGCCACCCAGGACCTGCTGCTTGGCTGGCAGCCGGCGGGCGACCCGGCGAAAAAATATCCCGCCCCGGCGGCGGGGCGCGAGGAGGTGCACCCGTGA
- a CDS encoding muconolactone Delta-isomerase family protein → MERTILPSFDALIRLEEQKKILAGGLPLGDRAFVFIVEAASNEEVDRMLRTIPMWGALKWSVTPLQSFAGRAGQEREIVEQIKKSLH, encoded by the coding sequence TTGGAGAGGACAATCCTTCCAAGCTTTGATGCGCTGATCAGGCTGGAGGAGCAGAAGAAGATTCTGGCCGGAGGCTTGCCGCTGGGAGATCGGGCTTTCGTGTTCATTGTCGAGGCCGCCTCCAACGAGGAGGTCGATCGCATGCTGCGAACCATCCCCATGTGGGGTGCCCTCAAGTGGTCGGTAACCCCACTGCAGAGCTTCGCTGGCCGAGCGGGTCAGGAAAGGGAGATTGTCGAGCAGATCAAGAAGAGCCTGCACTGA